From the Thermovirga lienii DSM 17291 genome, one window contains:
- a CDS encoding transposase mutator type (PFAM: Transposase, Mutator family~COGs: COG3328 Transposase and inactivated derivatives~InterPro IPR001207~KEGG: slp:Slip_1151 transposase mutator type~PFAM: transposase mutator type~SPTR: Transposase mutator type) codes for MAQYNITIDSELLHQLFLSDSKDSGVSKLLESVLNQVLQAQATEQLRAEAYERTEERRGYRNGTYPHRLTTRVGSLVLRVPRLRNGKFSTELFSRYQRSEQAFILALMEMVVNGVSTRKVSEITEELCGVRISKSLVSELCRRLDPVIEAWRDRSLKDKEYPFLIVDALVIRVREENRVLHRSMLICVGVNREGIREVLGFVVGDSESEESWGDFFGWLKDRGLRGVDLVVSDDHKGLVKALRRNFQGSSWQRCQTHFIRNILSASPKGLQGELKTRIQAILHAPDMGTARMLLMRVLEEYEEKAPKAMRILEEGFDDAVAILSLPEKYRKRLRTTNSVERLNEEIRRRERVIRIFPSRESAVRLLGAVLLEIDNKWAGGRKYLDMDEYYEYLSQQQSRSSPKIYCL; via the coding sequence ATGGCTCAGTACAATATTACCATCGACTCAGAATTACTGCATCAGTTATTTTTGTCGGACAGTAAGGATTCTGGAGTATCTAAGTTATTGGAGTCGGTATTGAATCAAGTTCTTCAAGCCCAGGCAACGGAACAATTGAGAGCAGAGGCTTACGAGCGGACAGAGGAAAGACGAGGGTATCGCAACGGAACATACCCGCACAGGCTTACGACGAGAGTAGGGAGCCTTGTTTTGAGGGTGCCCAGGCTTCGTAATGGCAAGTTTTCTACGGAGCTTTTCAGCAGATATCAGAGGAGCGAACAGGCCTTTATTTTGGCTTTGATGGAGATGGTAGTAAATGGGGTATCAACCCGTAAGGTATCTGAGATAACCGAGGAGTTATGTGGAGTAAGGATATCCAAGTCATTGGTGTCGGAATTATGCAGGAGGCTGGATCCAGTTATAGAAGCGTGGAGAGATAGGTCTTTGAAGGATAAGGAGTATCCCTTTCTGATTGTAGATGCATTGGTTATAAGGGTGAGGGAAGAAAACAGGGTCTTACATAGGAGCATGCTTATATGTGTGGGTGTGAACAGAGAAGGTATACGAGAAGTTTTGGGGTTTGTGGTAGGAGATAGCGAATCAGAGGAGAGCTGGGGGGATTTTTTCGGTTGGTTGAAAGATAGAGGTTTAAGAGGTGTGGATTTAGTGGTATCTGACGACCACAAGGGATTAGTAAAGGCTTTGAGGAGAAATTTTCAGGGGTCAAGCTGGCAGAGGTGTCAAACTCATTTTATACGGAACATACTATCTGCTTCACCTAAGGGTCTTCAGGGGGAGCTCAAGACTCGGATACAGGCTATTTTGCATGCTCCGGATATGGGGACAGCCAGGATGTTGTTGATGAGGGTTTTAGAGGAATACGAAGAAAAAGCTCCTAAGGCGATGAGGATTTTGGAAGAGGGATTTGACGATGCTGTGGCGATATTGTCTTTGCCGGAGAAGTATCGTAAGCGTCTGAGGACGACCAACAGTGTGGAGAGATTGAATGAGGAGATAAGGCGTAGGGAGAGGGTTATACGGATATTTCCAAGCAGGGAATCGGCAGTAAGGTTGCTTGGCGCAGTTCTTCTTGAGATAGACAACAAGTGGGCTGGTGGAAGGAAGTACCTTGATATGGATGAGTACTATGAATATCTTTCACAACAGCAATCTAGATCAAGCCCTAAAATCTATTGCCTTTAA
- a CDS encoding transposase IS200-family protein (PFAM: Transposase IS200 like~COGs: COG1943 Transposase and inactivated derivatives~InterPro IPR002686~KEGG: gwc:GWCH70_3001 transposase IS200-family protein~PFAM: transposase IS200-family protein~SPTR: Transposase IS200-family protein), with translation MKLDNNNHSVFMLYYHLVLVVKYRRQVIDDTISDYAKDMFVRLGKNYNISLVEWNHDMDHMHILFKAHPNSELSKFINAYKSASSRLIKKHFPQVKRKLWKEYFWSRSFCLLTTGGASIEAIKKYIENQGMK, from the coding sequence ATGAAATTAGACAATAATAACCATTCAGTGTTCATGTTGTATTATCATCTTGTTCTGGTTGTAAAATATCGCAGACAAGTGATTGACGATACCATATCTGACTATGCAAAAGATATGTTTGTGAGATTGGGTAAAAATTACAATATTTCCTTGGTCGAATGGAATCACGATATGGACCATATGCATATTTTGTTCAAAGCACACCCAAATAGTGAATTATCAAAGTTCATCAATGCCTATAAAAGTGCAAGTTCTCGACTGATCAAAAAGCATTTCCCGCAAGTGAAACGAAAACTGTGGAAAGAATATTTTTGGTCAAGAAGCTTTTGCCTGCTTACAACGGGTGGTGCGTCCATTGAAGCAATAAAAAAATATATAGAAAATCAAGGTATGAAGTGA
- a CDS encoding transposase, IS605 OrfB family (PFAM: Helix-turn-helix domain; Putative transposase DNA-binding domain; Probable transposase~TIGRFAM: transposase, IS605 OrfB family, central region~COGs: COG0675 Transposase and inactivated derivatives~InterPro IPR001959: IPR010095~KEGG: gwc:GWCH70_3000 transposase, IS605 OrfB family~PFAM: transposase IS891/IS1136/IS1341 family; transposase IS605 OrfB~SPTR: Transposase, IS605 OrfB family;~TIGRFAM: transposase, IS605 OrfB family), whose product MANKAYQFRLYPTKEQEQLLTKTFGCVRFVYNKMLEERIQMYEKFKDNKESLKQQTFPTPAKYKKEFPWLKEVDSLALANAQLSLRKAFQNFFSGRAGFPKFKNRKAKQSYTTNVVNGNIKLSDGYIKLPKLKWIKLKQHREIPAHHIIKACTITKTKTGKYYISILTEYEHQPAPKEVQTVVGLDFSMSTLYVDSEGKRANYPRFYRKALETLAKEQRKLSRKKKGSNRWHKQRLKIAKLHEKIANQRKDFLHKESHKLAKRYDCVVIEDLNMNGMSQALHFGQRVHDNGWGMFTTFLRYKLEEQGKKLIKIDKWFPSSKTCSCCGRVKESLSLSERTFRCECGFETDRDVNAAINIKHEGIKQLSIV is encoded by the coding sequence ATGGCAAACAAAGCCTATCAGTTCCGTCTATACCCAACAAAAGAACAAGAACAACTGCTTACCAAAACCTTCGGTTGTGTCCGTTTCGTGTATAATAAAATGCTTGAAGAGCGCATACAAATGTATGAAAAGTTCAAGGACAATAAAGAATCCTTGAAACAGCAAACATTTCCAACCCCTGCCAAGTACAAAAAGGAGTTTCCTTGGCTAAAAGAAGTGGACAGCCTTGCGCTGGCAAATGCCCAATTGAGTTTGCGGAAAGCGTTTCAAAACTTTTTTTCCGGTCGTGCTGGATTTCCCAAGTTCAAAAACCGCAAGGCGAAACAGTCATACACCACAAATGTGGTGAATGGCAACATCAAGCTTTCAGATGGCTATATCAAGCTGCCCAAACTGAAATGGATCAAGCTCAAGCAACACCGGGAGATTCCTGCCCACCATATCATCAAGGCTTGTACGATCACGAAAACCAAAACAGGAAAATACTATATTTCTATTCTCACAGAGTACGAACATCAACCTGCACCAAAAGAAGTACAAACGGTTGTTGGGCTTGACTTTTCCATGAGTACGCTGTATGTCGATAGCGAGGGTAAGAGAGCCAATTATCCTCGATTCTATCGCAAAGCATTGGAAACATTAGCGAAAGAACAGCGTAAATTGTCTCGTAAAAAGAAAGGCTCGAATCGTTGGCATAAACAGCGTCTGAAAATAGCGAAGCTGCATGAGAAAATTGCCAACCAGCGCAAGGACTTTCTGCATAAGGAGTCGCACAAATTAGCGAAACGGTATGATTGCGTGGTCATCGAAGACCTCAACATGAATGGAATGTCACAAGCCCTCCATTTCGGTCAACGCGTTCATGACAACGGCTGGGGCATGTTCACCACGTTCCTTCGGTACAAATTGGAAGAACAGGGGAAGAAGCTGATCAAAATCGACAAATGGTTCCCCTCATCCAAAACGTGTTCGTGCTGCGGTCGGGTTAAGGAGTCTCTATCGCTTTCTGAACGTACATTCCGCTGTGAATGTGGATTCGAGACCGACAGAGATGTCAACGCAGCCATCAATATCAAACATGAAGGTATCAAACAATTATCTATTGTTTGA
- a CDS encoding major facilitator superfamily MFS_1 (PFAM: Major Facilitator Superfamily~InterPro IPR011701~KEGG: dae:Dtox_3789 major facilitator superfamily MFS_1~PFAM: major facilitator superfamily MFS_1~SPTR: Putative transport protein), producing the protein MLNLLGRVRVEAQALFKDSQYRDYMLLLVISLCHYTAVMVFFAFPLQVVKWGYDTMDVAILAFSMDGVLLAIRPWVKKLIDKYKAKKALFISSVFLLLVPVILTLAGRSFPLLAVAKAVHGVSLSIFIVANLVYVHALFPPGMIRKALLWLGTTAILPQLFFISLAEKAIMSGRLWLFYGGVATLAATALMLSLRLGDRGGELESPANISSLLRRKEFFYIAFLVFSQAMVISVSSNFIALLLEKRGISLWRFFTPYAAGTLLVRGPLASWVSKISPRAVLAFGFSTLSLSVALLAVSYNPTWVLVSSFLIGITFAPLQPTLISVAVERIKYERNALLTAVITSDDMAWTFGPLIGGFLGRSSVVVAYYALVMVAAFAALLSFKGFGGPAEDGPPRKDVS; encoded by the coding sequence ATGTTGAATTTACTTGGACGAGTCAGAGTGGAAGCTCAAGCCCTTTTTAAAGATAGCCAATATAGGGATTATATGTTGCTTTTAGTGATCTCCTTATGCCATTACACTGCTGTCATGGTGTTTTTTGCTTTTCCTCTCCAGGTTGTCAAGTGGGGATACGATACCATGGATGTAGCCATTTTGGCCTTTTCCATGGATGGTGTGCTTTTGGCCATAAGGCCCTGGGTCAAGAAGCTGATAGATAAATACAAGGCCAAAAAAGCCCTATTCATCTCCTCTGTGTTTCTCCTTTTGGTTCCAGTTATATTGACATTGGCAGGAAGGTCCTTTCCCTTGCTGGCCGTGGCCAAAGCCGTCCATGGGGTGTCCCTTTCCATCTTCATTGTGGCCAACCTGGTGTACGTTCATGCCCTTTTCCCTCCAGGCATGATAAGGAAAGCCCTTTTGTGGCTTGGTACCACCGCAATACTGCCCCAGCTGTTTTTCATATCCTTGGCGGAGAAAGCCATTATGTCCGGGAGATTATGGTTGTTTTATGGCGGAGTAGCTACGTTGGCGGCCACGGCGCTTATGCTCTCATTGCGCCTTGGCGACAGAGGAGGGGAGCTCGAGTCTCCTGCAAACATATCTTCCCTTTTGAGGAGAAAGGAATTCTTTTACATTGCCTTTTTGGTTTTTTCTCAGGCCATGGTGATAAGTGTCTCCAGCAACTTCATTGCGTTACTTTTAGAAAAACGGGGAATCTCCTTGTGGCGTTTTTTCACTCCCTATGCTGCGGGAACCTTACTGGTCAGGGGGCCGCTGGCTTCATGGGTTAGCAAGATCTCCCCGAGGGCGGTCTTGGCTTTTGGGTTTTCCACGTTGAGCCTGTCTGTGGCACTCCTTGCGGTCTCCTACAACCCCACGTGGGTTTTGGTAAGCTCCTTTTTGATCGGGATAACCTTTGCACCTCTGCAACCCACTCTAATCTCCGTTGCCGTAGAGAGGATAAAATATGAAAGAAACGCCTTGCTGACGGCTGTTATAACCTCTGACGACATGGCATGGACCTTTGGGCCCCTAATAGGTGGCTTTTTGGGCAGGTCTTCCGTGGTTGTGGCTTATTACGCCTTGGTGATGGTGGCCGCCTTTGCCGCCTTATTGTCGTTTAAAGGTTTTGGGGGACCTGCTGAAGATGGCCCCCCGAGAAAAGATGTGTCTTAG
- a CDS encoding hypothetical protein (KEGG: hmg:100201659 similar to predicted protein~SPTR: Putative uncharacterized protein), protein MLKMEVDQYLELHKKMEARAEQLCRLYMKVYFDVENSDIVVTNLEAGKSGRIRIMFTESATNTEEILNLPLEYFWLTDDEVTVRMSLDKKEKDRARMEKHQQKKAC, encoded by the coding sequence TTGCTTAAAATGGAAGTAGACCAGTATCTTGAACTGCACAAGAAAATGGAGGCAAGAGCAGAACAGTTATGCCGGCTTTATATGAAAGTTTATTTTGATGTTGAGAACAGTGATATAGTGGTGACCAACCTTGAGGCTGGGAAGAGCGGGCGAATAAGGATAATGTTCACCGAATCAGCCACGAACACCGAAGAGATACTAAATCTACCTCTTGAGTACTTCTGGCTCACCGACGACGAGGTAACAGTTCGGATGTCCCTGGACAAGAAAGAAAAAGATAGAGCAAGGATGGAAAAACACCAGCAAAAAAAGGCATGCTAA
- a CDS encoding major facilitator superfamily MFS_1 (PFAM: Major Facilitator Superfamily~COGs: COG2814 Arabinose efflux permease~InterPro IPR011701~KEGG: aco:Amico_0182 major facilitator superfamily MFS_1~PFAM: major facilitator superfamily MFS_1~SPTR: Major facilitator superfamily MFS_1): protein MKKRKFIKENFKLLVMALSHFTNDVHGSFLPTFVPLIVESLGITYAQAGLLKSISGGMHVVIQPLAGYISDLFSRPYALIAGPLLTALGASMLPLSPTYGLAILFVGLQSMGSAIYHPLGHGGVGHIVPPGKLASSLAIFAVGGILGSTVSSLYAISLYELFGPSVLMPLGAMVPVAFVSYLTWKAIPKLAINNSKNKPSPMDFIKTMAKTLKKIFPIWGVSISRDTTIQGIRFFLPLLIAAKGGSLVDIGTILFIISIIGTLSPMIGGKLADELGEKKVIAAGMTLAPLFLLPGAFSQGFLSISLYMIGIALLQALLPVTGAAAQKKAPESRSVVASLVTGVAFGLGGVLIAPLGVIADSLGLETTLSFIALLPWFPMPLFFLRWKNI, encoded by the coding sequence TTGAAAAAAAGGAAGTTTATAAAGGAGAATTTCAAGCTGTTAGTCATGGCCTTATCTCACTTCACAAACGACGTTCACGGTTCTTTCTTGCCCACTTTCGTGCCATTGATAGTTGAGAGCTTAGGAATAACATATGCTCAAGCTGGGCTTTTGAAGTCCATTTCTGGTGGCATGCACGTGGTAATCCAGCCCCTTGCAGGATATATTTCAGACCTATTCTCAAGGCCCTATGCCCTAATAGCAGGCCCTCTCCTTACAGCCCTTGGGGCAAGCATGCTGCCTCTAAGCCCAACCTATGGGTTAGCAATCCTTTTCGTGGGACTTCAGAGTATGGGAAGCGCCATATACCATCCCCTGGGCCATGGAGGCGTAGGTCACATTGTACCCCCAGGAAAACTTGCGTCATCCCTTGCTATATTCGCTGTCGGCGGCATCCTAGGTTCCACAGTCAGCTCACTATATGCCATTTCCCTGTACGAGCTTTTCGGTCCAAGTGTACTTATGCCCTTGGGGGCCATGGTGCCAGTAGCCTTTGTCTCGTACCTTACATGGAAAGCCATACCGAAACTGGCCATCAACAACTCTAAGAACAAACCCTCACCCATGGATTTCATAAAAACCATGGCCAAAACGCTAAAGAAGATTTTCCCCATATGGGGTGTATCCATCTCAAGGGATACGACCATCCAGGGCATAAGGTTCTTTCTTCCCCTCTTGATAGCCGCAAAGGGGGGAAGCCTGGTGGACATAGGCACCATTCTGTTCATCATAAGCATCATCGGAACCCTCTCTCCCATGATAGGAGGCAAGCTGGCAGATGAGCTCGGAGAGAAAAAGGTCATAGCAGCAGGCATGACCTTGGCTCCCTTGTTTCTTTTGCCTGGGGCGTTCTCCCAAGGTTTCCTCTCCATAAGCCTATACATGATTGGCATAGCCCTGCTACAGGCCCTCCTCCCGGTAACGGGTGCTGCGGCTCAGAAAAAAGCTCCAGAATCCCGAAGCGTTGTGGCGTCCTTGGTAACAGGAGTGGCTTTCGGACTGGGAGGCGTCTTGATAGCACCCCTAGGGGTCATAGCAGACAGCTTGGGGTTGGAGACAACCCTTTCCTTCATTGCCCTTCTTCCCTGGTTCCCCATGCCCTTGTTTTTCCTGCGCTGGAAGAACATATAA
- a CDS encoding peptidase M20 (PFAM: Peptidase family M20/M25/M40~COGs: COG4187 Arginine degradation protein (predicted deacylase)~InterPro IPR002933: IPR012166: IPR018130~KEGG: aco:Amico_0153 peptidase M20~PFAM: peptidase M20~SPTR: Peptidase M20): MTLNKSQLMELLLELTEVPSVSRTEGEVRMGAFIKEKLLERIPGLKDTPKDLIWHPLPNDPLKRHVVGALVRSARHTADTVILTGHYDVVDVADFGKHKSLAFSPLEYTKALHGEPLEHEVQEDLLSGDYLFCRGIMDMKCGLAVEMALLEKFAANPSDLPVNVLFLAVPDEEDSSEGMRAAVSLLVELQEKEALRYLGAILTEPSSAGAQVEGKELIFFGTVGKLMPFFYCIGTGAHVGQYYRGLSATLLASFCNQLMEANPDLVEEVGGEKVPPPACLYFRDLRDSYSVTLPDRALVYYNLLTLRKYPADILKELKKIAEQAFRQALDHLADSAKSAGFAADEFSPLVLTFEEYLTEIARENPDIKSKIREIASELAYINDDRERTIELLKRLSERDFSRKPKIVVGFLPPWYPHRENTRESAPDLLVAKVAQKVMDEAREKFGTEMEIKEFFGGICDLSYMGYKGSAFDPFCIAANMPGWGSIYRVAVKDLMKLDIPVLNIGPSGKDPHKPTERLYLPFSLEVFPALLEKAVKSFKE; the protein is encoded by the coding sequence ATGACCTTGAATAAATCCCAACTGATGGAGCTGCTCCTTGAGCTTACGGAAGTGCCTAGCGTAAGCAGGACGGAGGGAGAGGTCCGAATGGGAGCCTTCATAAAGGAGAAACTCCTTGAAAGGATACCTGGCTTGAAGGATACTCCCAAAGACCTGATATGGCATCCTCTGCCCAATGACCCCCTGAAAAGACATGTGGTTGGAGCCTTAGTGCGCTCTGCAAGACATACCGCGGACACTGTTATCCTTACAGGTCACTACGACGTCGTGGATGTAGCCGATTTTGGAAAACACAAAAGCCTTGCCTTCTCTCCCTTAGAGTACACCAAGGCCCTTCATGGGGAGCCCCTGGAACATGAGGTACAAGAGGACCTTCTTTCAGGAGATTACCTTTTCTGCAGGGGAATTATGGACATGAAATGTGGTCTGGCTGTAGAAATGGCCCTTCTGGAGAAGTTTGCGGCCAATCCCTCGGATTTGCCGGTAAACGTCCTATTCTTGGCCGTCCCCGACGAGGAGGATAGCTCTGAGGGGATGAGGGCAGCAGTTAGCCTATTGGTGGAGCTTCAGGAAAAGGAAGCCCTCCGCTACCTGGGAGCTATTTTGACGGAGCCTTCCAGTGCAGGGGCTCAAGTTGAGGGTAAAGAGCTCATTTTCTTTGGTACCGTAGGCAAGTTGATGCCCTTTTTCTATTGCATCGGCACAGGAGCCCATGTGGGCCAATACTACAGAGGTCTCAGCGCCACGCTTCTTGCATCCTTCTGCAACCAGCTAATGGAAGCCAACCCCGACCTGGTGGAGGAGGTTGGGGGGGAGAAGGTGCCACCACCAGCTTGCCTTTACTTTAGGGACCTGAGGGATTCCTACTCGGTCACCCTTCCTGACCGGGCCCTGGTATATTATAATCTCTTGACGTTGAGAAAGTATCCTGCAGACATCCTAAAGGAGCTCAAGAAGATAGCTGAACAGGCTTTCAGACAGGCCCTGGATCACCTGGCGGATTCGGCGAAGAGCGCTGGTTTTGCTGCCGATGAATTTTCTCCGCTGGTCTTGACCTTTGAGGAGTACTTGACCGAGATCGCCCGGGAAAATCCTGACATAAAGAGCAAAATCCGTGAAATTGCGTCGGAGCTTGCCTACATAAATGACGATAGGGAAAGGACCATAGAGCTCCTCAAGAGGCTGAGCGAAAGGGATTTCTCCAGAAAGCCCAAGATAGTAGTGGGTTTTCTGCCTCCTTGGTACCCCCACAGGGAGAACACCAGAGAGAGCGCCCCAGACCTTTTGGTCGCCAAGGTAGCCCAGAAAGTAATGGACGAGGCCAGGGAGAAATTTGGCACGGAAATGGAGATAAAGGAATTCTTTGGCGGCATATGTGACTTAAGCTACATGGGCTACAAAGGCAGCGCCTTTGACCCCTTCTGCATAGCGGCCAATATGCCAGGTTGGGGAAGCATTTACAGAGTAGCAGTTAAGGACCTTATGAAGCTGGACATTCCGGTCCTCAATATAGGACCGTCAGGTAAGGATCCTCATAAGCCAACAGAGAGGCTTTATCTGCCTTTCTCACTGGAGGTCTTCCCAGCCCTCCTTGAGAAGGCAGTGAAGTCCTTCAAGGAATGA
- a CDS encoding protein of unknown function DUF988 (PFAM: QueT transporter~COGs: COG4708 membrane protein~InterPro IPR010387~KEGG: aco:Amico_1003 protein of unknown function DUF988~PFAM: protein of unknown function DUF988~SPTR: Putative uncharacterized protein), whose protein sequence is MFNDVKEAWRKTATPGGIAKAALIGAAYAMLTIFFAPISYGPVQVRVSEALTLLPWIWVEAIPGLFVGCIIANFAGGFGIIDVVFGSLATLLAAILTRKMPSKVTAAVPPVVVNAVIVGAYLSFLTDFSWQAAMLYVGIGEVVACFCLGVPLLILLEKKFPRA, encoded by the coding sequence ATGTTCAATGACGTCAAGGAAGCTTGGAGGAAAACGGCAACACCAGGGGGGATAGCAAAGGCAGCTTTGATAGGAGCAGCCTACGCAATGCTTACCATCTTTTTCGCGCCCATTTCTTATGGTCCAGTGCAGGTAAGAGTATCTGAGGCCTTGACTCTCCTTCCCTGGATATGGGTGGAGGCCATCCCGGGGTTGTTCGTGGGTTGCATCATAGCCAATTTCGCTGGAGGATTTGGCATAATAGACGTGGTCTTTGGAAGCTTAGCGACGCTTCTTGCCGCCATCTTGACGAGGAAGATGCCCAGCAAGGTAACGGCCGCGGTCCCTCCGGTCGTGGTGAACGCAGTGATAGTAGGTGCATATCTTTCCTTTTTGACGGATTTTTCATGGCAAGCGGCCATGCTGTACGTGGGGATAGGCGAGGTAGTGGCTTGTTTCTGTCTGGGAGTTCCGCTGCTTATATTGTTGGAGAAGAAGTTCCCCAGGGCATAA
- a CDS encoding oligopeptide/dipeptide ABC transporter, ATPase subunit (PFAM: ABC transporter; Oligopeptide/dipeptide transporter, C-terminal region~TIGRFAM: oligopeptide/dipeptide ABC transporter, ATP-binding protein, C-terminal domain~COGs: COG0444 ABC-type dipeptide/oligopeptide/nickel transport system ATPase component~InterProIPR003439: IPR013563: IPR003593: IPR010066: IPR 017871~KEGG: aco:Amico_1781 ABC transporter related protein~PFAM: ABC transporter related; Oligopeptide/dipeptide ABC transporter domain protein~SMART: AAA ATPase~SPTR: Dipeptide ABC transporter, ATP-binding protein;~TIGRFAM: oligopeptide/dipeptide ABC transporter, ATPase subunit), which produces MKQKVLEISNLWVSFEKNSEVFHALRGIDLTLYRKEALSLVGESGSGKTTAARASLGLVPLAKGKVLLLGKDIQHCSRKELIETRQRCGYISQNPYDSIPPTLTTLDAVAEPLVICKRMNKKEAREKAKEMLSLCGITDEVILNGRVRFSLSGGQKQRVALARALATDPEVIFADEPTSMQDASNRGDILDVLQRYVKKGSALVLTTHDLYLAAAATERCIILFHGRVMETGPSKAILKTPLHFYTKALLDALPGLDKKIKRPPLKQGEPNIIVSGCPFLARCPEGRKKCQETPPLREVAPGHFVACWLI; this is translated from the coding sequence GTGAAGCAAAAAGTCCTTGAGATATCCAACCTTTGGGTCTCTTTCGAAAAAAATTCCGAGGTTTTCCACGCCCTTAGGGGCATTGACTTGACCCTTTATAGGAAAGAAGCCCTATCCTTAGTGGGAGAGTCGGGAAGCGGTAAAACCACCGCAGCACGGGCCTCTCTTGGCCTTGTTCCTCTGGCAAAGGGCAAGGTGCTGCTGTTGGGAAAGGACATACAACACTGCAGCAGAAAAGAACTGATAGAAACCCGCCAGCGCTGCGGGTACATATCCCAAAATCCCTACGATTCCATACCTCCCACCTTGACCACCCTGGATGCGGTAGCAGAACCTCTTGTGATATGCAAGAGAATGAACAAAAAAGAGGCAAGGGAAAAGGCCAAAGAAATGCTTTCCCTGTGTGGTATAACTGACGAGGTGATATTGAACGGAAGGGTTAGGTTTTCTCTCTCTGGAGGCCAAAAACAGCGGGTGGCCTTGGCCAGGGCCCTCGCAACAGACCCTGAGGTTATCTTCGCCGATGAGCCTACCAGCATGCAGGACGCCTCAAATAGGGGCGACATACTGGACGTGCTCCAAAGATACGTAAAAAAAGGTTCCGCTCTAGTTCTAACGACCCACGACCTGTACCTGGCCGCTGCTGCCACCGAGCGCTGTATAATACTTTTTCACGGCAGAGTAATGGAAACTGGCCCATCCAAGGCAATACTTAAAACCCCCCTTCATTTTTACACAAAAGCCCTGCTGGACGCCCTCCCTGGGTTGGACAAGAAGATAAAAAGGCCCCCCCTAAAACAGGGAGAGCCGAACATCATAGTCTCAGGCTGTCCTTTTCTGGCAAGGTGCCCGGAAGGAAGAAAGAAGTGCCAAGAAACCCCTCCGCTCAGGGAAGTGGCACCAGGACACTTCGTCGCCTGCTGGTTGATTTGA